The genomic DNA CAATTGATCCCAATCCGGAACAGCGTGTTGTCGATCAAAGAGTTGTACTTTGCGTCGAACATTTCCGTATCTCCTCTCGCATCTATAGACGGCCTGGGGCCGCTGTCGTTAGTGAATACGCGAAAAAATGTTGTGAGGTTCCATTCCGGGAGGAGAAAGATTTGTTCGATTTTTGTGCTAACGCCTGGGAAGCTTCGTCGTCCGCGGCGCGGCAGGAACAGAATCGCCGGCGGTAGCCGGTGGAGAAACCGCGGTTTGCGGCGGCGTTTCTCCAGACTGAATGCCGGATGGTGAGTCCGGAGCTGGCCATCCGGCCATCTCCGGCCCACCGCCTACCGGCGGCGGTTCTGTTCTTTGTTGTACGCAGATCTACTTCCCGAACGTGTACCCGAGAGCCAAGCTATAACGAACCACATTGGGAGATGTGAACTCGACGTTGTTTTTAACGTAGTAGTAGTGGATCTCGGGAGCGATGTAGACAGAGTGAGTCGCGTACAAGCGTAGCGCTCCGCCGAGATGAGTAAGAAAGTGATTGCTGCTGACAAAGTTTTGACACTGTCCTGTCGTCGGATTGATGCTCACGCAGCTGTCCTGGTAAAAGCGCGTGCTCTGGCCGCCAATTCCTGCCTCGAGCGCGAAACCTACTCGTGTCACCTTGCGCGCGTAGACGGCATTTATGTCCCAGAAAATCGGACGATAGTCCAAAATGCCCTGATACAGGCTCTTTGACGCTCTCCAGGAGACGTTTCCGCCGACGCCAAGATTATGGACGAGTGTGAAATCGGCGCCAAAGCTCGGATACACGCCGCCGCTGAGGGATTGAGGCGCATGGCTGAAATCGGTGATATCGAAATTCGAAGCCGATTGTGAATGTATGCCGCTGATTCCAAACTGGGCATCGAATTGTTGCGCGTGGGCGGAAACGGCGAGGGCAAAGCATGAGCACAGGAACAGCAATGCAAGTTTTCTCACATAACCTCCGAACTCGAATCAGAATAGCGCGATTCAGCGCCGTCGCGGCGCACACGGCCATTTACCACTGAGACACATTCTTGGCGAAAAATGTTGCGCGCTGGCGCGAGATTACCTGACGCGGCGGCTGCGGTCGAGGCGATCGGGATGAAGTTCGATGACTTTGGGACGCGTGCTGGATGCGTCTTGTGTCACTTCGAACCGGTATCCACCCAAAACAACAAGGTCCGGTTTCGAGGGAAGGCTTGCAGGTGGCCCAATTCGGGAACGTTTTGGCTCCCCGGATGCGGGCATTACTTTCACAGCGAGGTAAATCATCAGGAGGAAGCCGGCGATGACCCAACATAGCTGCAGCCAGAAGAGGGCATTAGCGAGTCGTTCCAAAATGCCAGGATGCAACCGGCACCTCCGCGCAGGGTTGGAATAAAAACGAGCGGAGATGATCAGGCATTCATCTCCGCTCACGTCGCCGAGGACGACCAGGAGAGACACTACGAAGCGTTAGAGCTCATCCTCGGCATTGCCCAGCCGGAGTCGGCATGTGGATGCCGCTTCCGTGCTGTCTATAAGACGCCTTTTCCGCGGGAATGAAGCTTAAAACGTGCCACTTCGATGTAAAGAAAGGTAAACTCTTCCGGCTGCCAAAAAGAAACATGACACAATTCTCACAGGCCAACATGCTGGAAAAAATTCTCATCATCGATGATGACGCCGAGCTCTGTGAAATGCTGTCGGAGTATCTCCGCAAAGAAGCATTCGAAGTGGAGAGCGTTCAACACGGCACACGCGGTCTGGAACGAGCGCGCACCGGCAACTACGATTTGATCGTGCTCGACGTCATGCTTCCCGGCATGAACGGCTTCGATTTGCTGCGCGAATTGCGGACGACATCTGAAGTTCCCGTCCTGCTATTGACTGCGCGCGGAGACGAGCTTGATCGGATTGTCGGACTCGAGATAGGTGCGGACGATTATCTGCCGAAGCCCTTCAACGCTCGTGAGCTCTTGGCGCGCATCCGCGCCGTTGGACGTCGCAACGCCCGCACGACGAATTCACCCAAGCATCCGGTCAACGTCGGCGATGTCGAACTGGATCCTGGAACGCGCACCATCACGCTGAATGGCAAAGTTCTTGAGGTAACGACGGTTGAATTTAACTTACTCGAAATGCTGCTGAGGTCTGCCGGCAATGTAGTGAGCCGCGATGATATTGCCTCGACCGTTTTGGGACGCGAGTTGAGCCCATTCGATCGCAGCATTGACGTACACATCAGCAAGCTACGCAAGAAGCTGGGGAATTTGCCCAATGGCCGCGAGCGCATCAAGACTATTCGCAATACCGGGTATATGTATGTTTCCATGGCCAGAGTTCCGGTAAAGGAGAAGCAGCTCCGGTAATATGCGCAGCCTGTTTTTCAAGATCTTCGCCTCGTTCTGGCTTTGCACGGTACTGATCTTCGGAGTTTTCATTGCCACCACACAGCGGCCAACTGAAGACCAGCTTCGCGCCGCGATCCACCGCGGCCTCAGCCCTGCAATCCTTTCTAATGCTGAGCTTTTGATTCACGCCTATGAGAGCGGCGGATGTCCCGCGCTCCTCGCAGGTCAACGCTCGGTCGAGCCCGGACGCATGCCTCTCGATCTGCTCAATGCAAACGGTGACGTGCTCTGCGATTCTCGCCACCGCAAAATGAATCTTGCGCCCTTTCCACAGCCGGGCGCCGTAGATTTCAGGACCATCGACAAACAACGCTTCGGCATCACCGGCTTGCTGGAAGGCAAATTGGCAAGCTATTTCGCGGTTTTTGAATTACGGCGCATCGAGCCGCCGCTCGGGCGTGGTCCCATTTTGAAACGACTCAGCCTCGCCATCATCATTTCCGGTCTGATTTGCGCTCTGCTGGCCCGCTACCTGACGCGGCCGATTACGCGTTTGCGAGCTGCGGCGCAACGGATCGCCGCAGGTGACCTCAAAGCCCGCGCGGGCAAAGGTTCGCGTCAGCTCGACGAAGTTGGGCAGCTTGTTAAAGACTTCGACTACATGGCGGAACGGCTCGAACTGCTCATCGGAGCGCAGCAGCGGCTGATCAGCGATGTCTCGCACGAATTGCGTTCGCCGCTAACACGTCTCAAGCTGGCTCTCGATCTCGCGCGTGGTGAAACGCACAACGATCTATCGCCCACTTTGGATCGCATCGAACGCGAGGCCGAGCGCCTGAGTGGTCTCGTGGGAATGCTACTCACATTATCGCGTCTTGAGGCTGGCGAATCGATGCCGCAGACGAGCATGGTCCAGCTTCCGGACTTGTTGGCCGAGATCGCGGCCG from Terriglobales bacterium includes the following:
- a CDS encoding response regulator transcription factor; translation: MTQFSQANMLEKILIIDDDAELCEMLSEYLRKEAFEVESVQHGTRGLERARTGNYDLIVLDVMLPGMNGFDLLRELRTTSEVPVLLLTARGDELDRIVGLEIGADDYLPKPFNARELLARIRAVGRRNARTTNSPKHPVNVGDVELDPGTRTITLNGKVLEVTTVEFNLLEMLLRSAGNVVSRDDIASTVLGRELSPFDRSIDVHISKLRKKLGNLPNGRERIKTIRNTGYMYVSMARVPVKEKQLR
- a CDS encoding ATP-binding protein; the protein is MRSLFFKIFASFWLCTVLIFGVFIATTQRPTEDQLRAAIHRGLSPAILSNAELLIHAYESGGCPALLAGQRSVEPGRMPLDLLNANGDVLCDSRHRKMNLAPFPQPGAVDFRTIDKQRFGITGLLEGKLASYFAVFELRRIEPPLGRGPILKRLSLAIIISGLICALLARYLTRPITRLRAAAQRIAAGDLKARAGKGSRQLDEVGQLVKDFDYMAERLELLIGAQQRLISDVSHELRSPLTRLKLALDLARGETHNDLSPTLDRIEREAERLSGLVGMLLTLSRLEAGESMPQTSMVQLPDLLAEIAADVEIEAQSRGCSIALERMQECSVEGNQELLRSAFENVVRNAIRYTEPGTSVRISTKCEGNEVKIVVQDHGPGVPESELDNLFKPFYRVDTSRERRTGGVGLGLAIAERSIKLHNGKIRAGNLKGGGFQIEISLPLAVVTV